The Streptomyces uncialis genomic interval CGCCTCGCCCTCGAAATAGGGGCTCTCCTCGCAGCAGTGGACCGGACGGTTGGTCTTCCGGTCGGTCACCCAGCGTTCCAGCGTCCACTGGAGCGCGTCGTGCGGATCGGCGGCCGGCAGCGAGGCGTCCGTGTCGACGCTCGTCGCGACGTCCCAGATGGCCCGGCCGCTCTTCTCGCTGTCGGCCACGTCGCCGCGCACCTTACGGGTGATGGTGAGCGGTGTGCCCTTGACGGTCTTGACCTTCTTCGTATCGAAGTAGCTGCCCTGACCTGCGAAGACAGTGGTGACGTCGGTGTCGATGGGGGTGCGCTGGGCACGGGGTTCCACGTACCAGGCGAGCATCGCGGCGAGCACCAGCAGGAAGGTGCCTGCGCCGAGCAGGACGAGGGACAGGGGTGAGGCGGTACGTCGCATCCGGGCACTCCAGGGGAGGGGTCGGGACAGCTCGACACGGTGAGGTGGATCGAAGGAGGACGCCGTCACGAGGTGACGGAGCGTGAGCGCGCGGCGAGGAAAAGCGAGGGCGCGTTATGGGCCGGGAACCGTAGGCGCACCCTTGACTAGGTGTCAATGCTTGTCGAGACTGACCCCAGCCGGACGGGACCGGCACGCGTCGCCACAGGACGGCCGATGGCCCTCAAGCCTGTGACCAGCGGCGCACAGCGTACGGATCATGGATCGTGTGGATCTTCCAGGGTGGGGACGACCTTTCGACCGGAGAGGCTGGACCCAGCACATGCCCAGACTGCTCGCCGCCACGATCACCGTCGTGGTCGCCGCCGCCCTAGCCGCGGGCACCGCCGTCGGTGTCGTGGCACTGCTCGACGCCACCCCCGAACAGCCCAACACCCCGCTCGTGACGTACGAGACGGCCCCGCAGGAGCGCTGACCCGTGGCCGTCGTCCCCTCCCCGTCCCCGGCTCGCCGGGGCACCCCCGGACCACCGGGCGCACCGGCCGGCCCCGTGCCGCCCGGCCCCGGCCCGCACCCCGGGGGACCGCTGTCGGCCTGGCACGACGTGCCCCGGACCCAGGTGCGGCAGTTCGCCGCGCTCGCCATGGCCGAGGTGCCCGTCCTCGCCGAGGAGATCCTCGGCGAGATCCGCCGTGAGTACCCCCATCTGCCCGTCATCCTCGACGACTCCGGCGAGCCCAAGTCCCTCGTCGGCATCCGCCGCGCCATCGAGGTCTTCGTCCAGCATCTGGATTCCCCCGAGGACCGGCCCCGGGTCCATCCCGAGGTCTTCCAGGACTTCGGCCGCGGCGAGGGACTCGGCGGGCGCACCCTCGACTCGCTCCAGGCGATCTACCGGATGGGCGTCCGGCTCGCGTGGCGCCGCCTCGCGGAGATCGGCCAGCGCGTCGACATCCCGCCGCCCGCCATGTACGAACTCGCCGACGCGGGCTACGAGTACCTCGACGGACTCGTCGACCAGTCGGTGCGGGGCTACGCGGAGGCCGCCGCCCGGCAGGCGGGGGAGCGGCTGCGGCTCCAGCGCAAGCTGATGGAACTCCTGCTCGCCGAACGCGTCCGTTCCCCGGCCGGCCCCGAGGCCGCGCACGGCCCGCACGGACCGCCCGAGTTCGCCGTCGCCCTCGCGGAGCGCGCCGCGCGGATCGGCTGGCCGCTGCCCACGACGGTCGCCGCGGGTGTGCTGCTGCGGCCCGCGCGGGAAGCGGTGGCGCCGGCCGTCGGCCAGGGCGTGCTGCTGGACATGGAGGCGGAACTGCCCCGGGTGGTCGTGCCCGAACCGGACGCGGCGGGCCGCCCGGAACTGCTGCGCCGGGCGATGACCGGCTGGTCCGGCGCGATCGGTCCGCCGGTGCCGCTGGTCGACGCGGCGAAGTCGCTGCGCTGGGCCGAGGCGGCCGTCCGGCTGATGGAACGCGGACTGCTGCCCACCGGGGAGGTGCTGCTGTGCACGGAGCACACCCAGGCCCTGGTGCTGCTCCAGCCCGAGGAACTGATCGACGACCTCGCCCGCCGGGCCCTCGCCCCGCTCGCCGACTGCGGTCGCACCCATGGGCGGCGGCTCGCGGAGACCCTGCTCGCCTGGCTGGAGACCCGGGGCGGCGCCCCCGAGGTCGCCGGCCGGCTCGGCGTCCATCCGCAGACCGTGCGCTACCGGCTGCGGCAGATCAGGGAGCTGTGGGGCGACGAGATCGACGACCCGGACCGCCGGTTCGAACTCGAACTCGTCCTGCGCGCGCAGCGGTTGCGCGGCGAACTCGGCACCTGGACCTGACGCCCGGCCCGCGTTCCGGCCCGCGCCCCGGCCCGTGTTCCCGCCTGGGCTCCGACCCCGGCTCCGACCCCGGCTCCGGGCTCCGGTGAACGCCGGGCGCCCGGCGCGCGTATCAGGGGGCGGCCCGTGACCCCCCGGCACGGGCCGCTCAGACGAGACCGCTCCCGCCGGCCTGACCGATCAGGCCGGTCGGACCGGTCAGACCGTTCGGAGCAGTCTGACCCGGCGGACCCGGCGGACCGGTCAGACCGGGAGCATCCGGCGCAGCAGATCGCGCAGGGCGAGCCGTTCGGCGTCGGAGAGCGCGGCGAGGGGTTCCCGGGCGAAGTCCAGGGAGTCGCGCAGGACGCGGGCGAGCCGCTGCCCCTCGGGGGTGGCGGCCGCCAGCTTCACCCGCCGGTCGTCGGGGTCCGCGCGGCGTTCCACCAGCCCGCGGACCTCCAGCCGGTCCACGATGCCGGTGATGTTCGACGGTTCGCACTTGAGGCTCTCCGCGACCCGGCGCATCGGCAGCGGCCCGAGCGACAGCAGCGCGAGCGTCCTGGCCTGCACCCCGGTCAGCGCGTGCCGCCCGGCGACCTCCTCGTACTCCTCGTGGTACCGCGCGACGACGGCGCCGATCAGTTCGACGACCTCCAGGGTCAGCGGATCGACGGGCGGGGTGCGGTGCTCGGTGGCCATGCGGATCAGGTTACCCCGATACTTGACATCATGAAATATTAAGACAAGTATTTGTTTCAGAATATGAAGTTTCACCATGTGAAGTACGGCCCGTGCGGTACCGCGCATGACGTACCGCACACGGCGTACCGCGTGGAGCGCGGTGTGTGCCCGACCGGCAGCGCGCGTCCGACCGCCCGACCCAGGAGGAGAGTCCCCCCATGACCGCCACCCCCACCACCTCCCGTGAATGGCTGCTGCTCAGCCGCCCGCACGGCTGGCCGCAGCCCTCCGACTTCGCCCTGCGCGAGACGGAGATCCCCGAGCCCGGCCCCGGACAGGTCGTGGTGCGCAACCTCCATCTCTCGGTCGACCCCTATATGCGGGGCCGGATGAACGCCGTGAAGACCTACGTCGACCCGTACGAGCTGGACCGGCCGATGCTGGGCGGCGCGGTCGGCGAGGTCATCGCCTCCCGGGACGAGGGCGTCGAGGTCGGTGACCACGTCCTGCACTTCCTCGGCTGGCGGGAGTACGCGGTGTTCGACGCGAGCCACGCCGTCAAGGTCGACCCCGGCCTCGCCCCGCTCAGCACCTACCTCGGTGTGCTCGGCATGACCGGTCTCACCGCGTACGCGGGACTGCTCCGCGTCGCCGCGCTCCAGGAGGGCGACACCGTCTTCGTCTCCGGCGCGGCCGGGGCCGTCGGCTCCCAGGTCGGCCAGATCGCCCGGCTCAAGGGCGCGGGCCGGGTCATCGGCTCCGCGGGCTCCGACGACAAGGTCCGCCTCCTCACCGAGGAGTACGGGTTCGACGCCGCGTTCAACTACAAGAACGGCCCCGTCCACGAGCAGCTGAAGGCCGCGGCGCCCGACGGCGTCGACGTCTACTTCGACAATGTCGGCGGCGACCACCTCGAAGCGGCGATCGGCAGCCTCAACCGGGACGGCCGTATCGCGATCTGCGGAGCGATCTCCGTCTACAACGACACCGAGGCGTCCCCCGGCCCCCGCAACCTCGCCCGGCTGATCCAGACCCGGGGCCGTATCCAGGGCTTCCTCGTCGGCGACCACTACGACCTCCAGCCGGAGTTCGTCCAGGAGGTCGGCGGCTGGGTGCGGTCCGGGGAGCTGAAGTACCGCGAGACCGTCGTCCACGGCATCGAGAACACGCTGGAGGCGTTCCTCGGGGTACTGCGCGGCGACAACACGGGCAAGATGATCGTCACCCTCGACAGCTGACCGGGCCCGCCCGTCACAGCACCGACACGACCGTCACAGTGTTCTGACGGCCGCGTCGCGGCCGTCAGGACCCCCGCCCCGCCCCGGGTATCGTGCGCCTATGCGTGATCTTGGGGTGGGGTTCAAGTATTTGGTGAGCGGGCAGCGCTGGGTCGCCGCCCACGGCAAGGCGTTCGGCCTCGGACTGATACCGGGACTCGTGACGCTCGTCCTCTACGCGGGTGCCCTGGTGGGCCTGTTCCTGTGGGGCGACGACTTCGTGGGCTGGGCGACCCCGTTCGCCGACGACTGGGGCTCGCCCTGGCTCGGCCTGTTCCGCGGCTTCCTGACGGCCCTGCTCTTCGGGCTGTCGCTGCTGCTGGCCGTCGTCACCTTCACCGCCGTGACGCTGCTCATCGGCCAGCCCTTCTACGAGGAGCTGTCCGAGCAGGTCGACCGGGACGTGTCCCCCGACGGGACCGCTCCCGTGTCCGACCTGCCGCTGTGGAAGGAACTGTGGATCTCCGCGCGGGACAGTCTGCGGATCGTGGCCCGCGCCGCGGTGTGGGGCGTGCTGCTGTTCGGCCTCGGGTTCATCCCGGTCGTCGGGCAGACGCTGATCCCCGTGATCGGGTTCCTCGTCACCGGCTTCTTCCTCGCGGAGGAGCTGACCGCGGTCGCGCTTCAGCGGCGCCGCATCAATGTCCGTACGCGTCTTCAGATGCTGCGGGACCGCCGCATGATGGTCTGGGGCTTCGGTACGCCGCTGGCGCTGGCCTTCCTCGTGCCGTTCGTCGCGGTGTTCCTGATGCCCGGGGCGGTCGCGGGGGCGACGATGATGGCACGGGACCTGATGGGCGAGGACCAGAAGCCGTCCGGCTCGGTGGCGGACGCGGACGCGGCGTAGTCCTCGCTTCTGAGGTCTGTCCGGGTGGGCGCGATTGTTCCTGTGCCGTCGTTCGTGGGTTTCGCGCAGTTCCCCGCGCCCCTTTGGGGCGCGTTCTGTCTGTTCTTCGGGTCGGTGCCGGTCGGGATTCTCCGTCCTCGCTCCAACGCGCTCGGTCGGACGTACATGTGGTCCTACTGAAGAGCATCGGAGTCTGCGGGCAGAGATTCCCGCCCACCCCCTCCCGCAGCCGAGCGACTGCACGAGGAGGGGGGTCCAACCGCAGCCCCGGTTGATGCTGGCCCGCAGCCTGACGACAGCCCCAGGGGGCGCCCCCGAAGGGGCGCGGGGAACTGCGCGAAGACGAGGGCGACCCGCACTCTAGGAGCGACCGCAAGGGGGCAGCATCCAGGGGCGCGGGGAACTGCGCACCCACGGGCAACCCGCACGGGGACAGGTACGCCCAGGTGGGGAACCCCAGAGGCGCGAGCGAAGGCGACCCGCACGGGGACAGGTACGCCCAGCTGAAGGAACCTAGGGGCGCGGGGAACTGCGGACCGCGACCGTCAGGACCGTGCGGATCTGGGACACGATGTCGACGCGGTTGCGCACATGCCCGGGATCGCTCACCACCCCGGCCACGGGATCCGTGTTACCCGCCCCGAACTCCAGCACGGGCGTGTGCAGATGCCCCACCGGCAGCCCCGCCGGACCGAACCGGTCCCGCAGCAGCGTCGCCCGGTACGCGATCTCGTTGGACAGATAGTTGCCCCCGCCCCCGGCCCGCGCCGTGGACCCCGCCGTCGGCCCGTCCGCCCGGTCCACCGCCGCCGTACCCCCGAGCGGGATCTCCGTCACGGACGTGTTGTCCCGTACCGGGAACCGCCCGGTCGGCGCGGCCACGATCGCCGCGTACGGCAGGCTGCTGGACGACCACTGCGGCTGGACGCCGGTCAGCCCGGCGACCGGCACGGTCTCCGTACGGGAGACGTTGGCGTTGTCGGGGAAGCCCCCGCGCCATGCCCCGTTGGTCCGCTCCACGTCGAAGCGGCCCACCCGGCCCTGGCTGATGGTGGTCAGCAGATCGATGTCGTCGAGATGGGGCCCGAGCGTCCGCTCGACCTCACCGTCCGCGAAGTCCTGCCAGCGCACCGGGAACAGCGCGGTCTCGATCCGCGCGGGCCCCCGCGCGGTCCGGATCACCGTGCCGTCCAGGGCGAGCGCGGCGGCGCCCGAAGGATTGCTGATCCGGATGTCGCGGTCGAGGGTGAACGGGTCGAACCCGGTCACCAGTATCCGCAGCGGCGCCCCCGCCCCGCGCCGGTCACCGTCCCGTTCCGGGAAACGGAGGGAGTCCTGCCCCCGGGACACCGTCTCCAGCAGCTCGACGAGCCGCGCCCGCCGCTCCCCGCCCAGCTCGAACCCAGGCTGCCAGGAGCGCAGTTCCCGGCTCATCGCCAGCCGCGCCCAGTACAGCGGCCGGTCGTCGTCCCGGCTCAGGTCCCCCCGTACCGGGCCCCGGCCCTGCGCCCGGTCCACCGCGCGGTCCCACAGCGCCGAGCCGTGCCGGTCGACGGCCCGCCGCGCCTCGCCGTAGGAGTCCGCGGAGGCCAGCGCACGGCCGAACGCGGGGGTGAGCGCGGCAAATCCGGAGCGCCGCAGGATCTCCTGCGGCACGGCCCGGTCGAGCCGCCGTTCCTCGGCCGTCGGGGTGCCGATGTCCGCGCCGGCCGCCGGGGCGGCCGTCGCGGGGGAGCCGGTGAGGCCGAGCAGGAGTGCTGCCGCGAGCGCCACCGTACGTGTCGCCGTCCGTGTCGAACCGTGCACGTGAGACCTCCGTTGCCTGTGGGGTGGAGTGAGTATCGCGGTACGGGAGTTCCCCGCACCAGCCCCACAAGTTCCCGCACCAGCCCCCCAGGCCCCCGGGGACGGCATCCAGGTCCCGCCCCGCGCACCGTCCCCGCCCCGGTCAACTCCCCGTACGGGGCTCCGTACCCAGGAGGGTCAGGAACGCGCGGAACGCCTCCGCCATGTCCACCGCCTCCGGATCGAGCAGCCACTGGTACTGGAGACCGTCCATGACCGCGACCAGCAGGGGCGCCGCCTGCTCGGGGGTGAGGCCGGACGGCAGCCGCTCCCCGTACTCGCCGCGCAGCGACCGCGCCATCTCCGCGCGGACCCTCGTGTACCGCAGGGTGAAGTACGGGCGGGCCGGATGGTCCTCGGTGACGCTCTCCCCGAGCAGCGCGGAGAACGTCTGCACCACCCCGGGCCGCATCACGTTGTACTCGACGAGCGCGGTGAGCAGATCGGCGCGCCAGCCGGACCCTGGGGCCGAGTCCCACTGGTCGCGCTCCGCGAGGACCGCCACGAGCAGGTCGTCCTTGGTGGGGAAGTAGTGCAGCAGCCCCTGCTGGGTGAGCCCGACCCGCTCGGCGACCGAGGCGAGGCTCGCGCCGCGGTAGCCGCGCTCCGCGATCGCCTCCAGCGCGGCCCGGACGATCTCCGCCCGCCGCGCGTCCTTCCTGGTCCTGGGCGTCATCCGCCGGTCCCCTCTCCGCTGCCCGTTGCCGTCCCCAGGACCGTACGACATCGTTTGATAACGAGAAGATAACGAAACCTACCGATTCACAGGTACGGGTGCAGGATGGAAGGACCGGAACGGGCCGGACCCGCGCCCACCCCCAGGAGGAACGCCATGACGGACCGCACCAGCCGCACCCCGGCCGACCGGGCCAGGGAGGCCGCCGCCGACGCCGCGCTCGCCCGGCTCGACCTGGACACCAAGGCGCGGCTCCTCGCCGGACAGGACATGTGGTCGCTGCCCGCCGTCCCCGGGATCGGACTGCGGTCCCTGGTCATGTCGGACGGCCCGGTCGGTGTCCGCGGAGTGCGCTGGAGCGCCGACGACCCGTCCATCGCCCTGCCGTCCCCGACCGCGCTCGCCGCCGCCTGGGACCCGGACCTCGCCCACCGCGCCGGAGTCCTCCTCGCCCAGGAGGCACGCCGCAAGGGCGTCCACGTCCTGCTCGCGCCGACCGTCAACCTGCACCGCTCACCGCTCGGGGGACGCCACTTCGAGGCGTACAGCGAGGACCCGCTGCTGACCGGCGCCGTCGCCGCCGGATATGTGCGGGGCGTGCAGTCCGGCGGGGTCGGCACCACCGTCAAGCACTTCGTCGCCAACGACGCCGAGACCGACCGCTTCACCGTCGACAACCGGGTCTCCGCCCGCGCCCTGCGCGAGCTGTACCTGGCCCCCTTCGAGACGGTCGTGGCGAACGCCCACCCGTGGGGCATCATGACCGCCTACAACTCCGTCAACGGCACCACCATGACCGAGCACCGCTACCTCGTGAACGAGGTCCTGCGCGGCGAATGGGGCTTCGACGGGTACAACGTCTCCGACTGGCTCGCCGCCCGCGACACCAAGGCCGCCCTCGAAGGCGGCCTCGACGTCGCGATGCCCGGCCCCCGGACCGTCTACGGGGACACGCTGGCCGCCGCGGTCCGCGCGGGGGACATCGACGTGGCCCATGTCGACCGGGCCGTCCGGCGGGTCCTGCTGCTCGCCGCCCGCACCGGCGCGCTGGACGGCGCCGAACCCGTCGTCACCGAGCCGCCCGCGACCGTCGACGGCCGCGCCCTGGCCAGGGAGATCGCCCGCCGCGGCTTCG includes:
- a CDS encoding pyroglutamyl peptidase; translated protein: MHGSTRTATRTVALAAALLLGLTGSPATAAPAAGADIGTPTAEERRLDRAVPQEILRRSGFAALTPAFGRALASADSYGEARRAVDRHGSALWDRAVDRAQGRGPVRGDLSRDDDRPLYWARLAMSRELRSWQPGFELGGERRARLVELLETVSRGQDSLRFPERDGDRRGAGAPLRILVTGFDPFTLDRDIRISNPSGAAALALDGTVIRTARGPARIETALFPVRWQDFADGEVERTLGPHLDDIDLLTTISQGRVGRFDVERTNGAWRGGFPDNANVSRTETVPVAGLTGVQPQWSSSSLPYAAIVAAPTGRFPVRDNTSVTEIPLGGTAAVDRADGPTAGSTARAGGGGNYLSNEIAYRATLLRDRFGPAGLPVGHLHTPVLEFGAGNTDPVAGVVSDPGHVRNRVDIVSQIRTVLTVAVRSSPRP
- a CDS encoding MarR family winged helix-turn-helix transcriptional regulator; amino-acid sequence: MATEHRTPPVDPLTLEVVELIGAVVARYHEEYEEVAGRHALTGVQARTLALLSLGPLPMRRVAESLKCEPSNITGIVDRLEVRGLVERRADPDDRRVKLAAATPEGQRLARVLRDSLDFAREPLAALSDAERLALRDLLRRMLPV
- a CDS encoding helix-turn-helix domain-containing protein gives rise to the protein MPPGPGPHPGGPLSAWHDVPRTQVRQFAALAMAEVPVLAEEILGEIRREYPHLPVILDDSGEPKSLVGIRRAIEVFVQHLDSPEDRPRVHPEVFQDFGRGEGLGGRTLDSLQAIYRMGVRLAWRRLAEIGQRVDIPPPAMYELADAGYEYLDGLVDQSVRGYAEAAARQAGERLRLQRKLMELLLAERVRSPAGPEAAHGPHGPPEFAVALAERAARIGWPLPTTVAAGVLLRPAREAVAPAVGQGVLLDMEAELPRVVVPEPDAAGRPELLRRAMTGWSGAIGPPVPLVDAAKSLRWAEAAVRLMERGLLPTGEVLLCTEHTQALVLLQPEELIDDLARRALAPLADCGRTHGRRLAETLLAWLETRGGAPEVAGRLGVHPQTVRYRLRQIRELWGDEIDDPDRRFELELVLRAQRLRGELGTWT
- a CDS encoding NADP-dependent oxidoreductase gives rise to the protein MTATPTTSREWLLLSRPHGWPQPSDFALRETEIPEPGPGQVVVRNLHLSVDPYMRGRMNAVKTYVDPYELDRPMLGGAVGEVIASRDEGVEVGDHVLHFLGWREYAVFDASHAVKVDPGLAPLSTYLGVLGMTGLTAYAGLLRVAALQEGDTVFVSGAAGAVGSQVGQIARLKGAGRVIGSAGSDDKVRLLTEEYGFDAAFNYKNGPVHEQLKAAAPDGVDVYFDNVGGDHLEAAIGSLNRDGRIAICGAISVYNDTEASPGPRNLARLIQTRGRIQGFLVGDHYDLQPEFVQEVGGWVRSGELKYRETVVHGIENTLEAFLGVLRGDNTGKMIVTLDS
- a CDS encoding TetR/AcrR family transcriptional regulator, giving the protein MTPRTRKDARRAEIVRAALEAIAERGYRGASLASVAERVGLTQQGLLHYFPTKDDLLVAVLAERDQWDSAPGSGWRADLLTALVEYNVMRPGVVQTFSALLGESVTEDHPARPYFTLRYTRVRAEMARSLRGEYGERLPSGLTPEQAAPLLVAVMDGLQYQWLLDPEAVDMAEAFRAFLTLLGTEPRTGS
- a CDS encoding EI24 domain-containing protein → MRDLGVGFKYLVSGQRWVAAHGKAFGLGLIPGLVTLVLYAGALVGLFLWGDDFVGWATPFADDWGSPWLGLFRGFLTALLFGLSLLLAVVTFTAVTLLIGQPFYEELSEQVDRDVSPDGTAPVSDLPLWKELWISARDSLRIVARAAVWGVLLFGLGFIPVVGQTLIPVIGFLVTGFFLAEELTAVALQRRRINVRTRLQMLRDRRMMVWGFGTPLALAFLVPFVAVFLMPGAVAGATMMARDLMGEDQKPSGSVADADAA